The Staphylococcus saprophyticus subsp. saprophyticus ATCC 15305 = NCTC 7292 genome contains the following window.
TTTGAATAATAGACTATCTGAAATAATTGCAGATATCATTAAACCAGCAATTTCAGGTTTGATTTCAAATCCACGTTCTTTATACATTTTGTATAAAATTGTTGCAGTACAGCCAACTGGTTCAGCACGGTAATATAAAGGTGCTGCAGTTTCAAAGTTAGCTATTCTGTGATGATCGACAACGTGTTGAACAGCTGCATCAGCAATTGAATCAGCACTTTGTTGGAATTCATTATGGTCAACTAAAATGACATTTTGATCGGCTAAATCATCATTTAGTAACTCTGGTGCAGTTACATTAAAATGATCTAAAGCATATTGTGTTTCAGGGCCTACTTCGCCTAAACGGTATGCAGTAGCCTCAGCATTACCTGTTTGTTGTTCAAAATCTGCCATGATAATAGCAGATGAAATTGCATCTGTATCTGGATTTTTATGTCCGAAAATATAAGTTTTTGCCATATCTAAATTCTCCTTATTTTAAGTAGTTAATGTTATTCTAGCATGATTTCGCATTGTTATTCTACTTCAGCACCTAGTGAATTTTTAAAATGATCTAATGCCCACTCGTGACCTGAAGGATTAAAGGAAGCGACACCTCTATGTGAAATGGAAATACCATATCCTAAGTTGTATGCGCTGATTGCAGTATGGAGTACACAAATATCCGTACAAACGCCAACGATTTCTAAATGATTAATATTTCGCTCACGCAACATTAAGTCTAAAGGTGTACCGCAAAATGAATCATAACGTGTTTTATCTAAATAGTGGATATGATCGTTAAATAAAATATTTTGATAAATATCATTTACTTTACCATAAAGTTCACGACCAAATGTACCGATGATATTATGTGGTGGAAACAACTTACTTTCAGGATGATATTTATTTTCTTCATAATGCAAATCCATCATAAAAAAGATATCAGATTGCTTTTTGTTATAAACTTCGATTCTTTCCACTATGTAGCTTTCAATTTGTTGACCTGGAAGTCCACAAGTTAATTTTCCATTTTCAGCTACAAAATCATTTGAATAGTCTACTACAATTAACGCACTTTTTTTCATATTATGGTTACACTCCCAATATTAAATATAATAGTAATTATATACTAAGATGATAAATCATTAAAGATATAGTAAACGCGTTTAAAAAAACATATTTATGTTAATTATTAAGTAATAACGATGAAAGGAACTGGCCTATGATTATTAATGCAAAACAATTTGGTTTAAAAGGGGAACACAAATGGGCAGATACACGTGCAATGCAAAAAGCACTCAATTATGCAAAGAAAAATAAAGGAACAACGATATATGTGCCTCAAGGAGAATATCATATTCGCAAGCCGCTTGTGATATATGAGGCAACAACATTACTTTTAGATGATAAAGCAATTTTAAAAAGATGCGGTAAAGATACATTATTGAAAAACGGACGTCGTTTTAAATCGTATTATGGTTATAACGGAAATAGTCATATTCATATAGCAGGTGGCACGTTTGATATGAATGGGTACGACTACCCTTATAATAATACGACGATGTGCATGGGACATGCATGTGACGTTCAAATTGTGGATGTTACTTTTAAAGATGTGGTTGGAGGACATTGTTTGGATGCATGTGGAGTGAACGGTTTGTACATCAATCAATGCAAGTTCTTAGGTTTCAATGATCCGGATGGCACAAGATTTTTTTCTGAAGCGGTGCAGTTAGATATACAAGTTTCAGGTGCTTTTCCAAAATTTGGTGCAACTGATGGGACAATTACGAAGAATGTCATAATAGAAAATTGCTATTTTGGTAATTCAGAAACACCCGGTATGCAACCTTGGAACCGAGCAATTGGTTCTCATGCAAGCCGTTATCATAAATACTATGACAATATTCATATTCGCTATAATGTTTTTGAAAATATGAAACAATATGCACTCACACCATTGAAAAATAAAAATACGTATATTCACCATAATGTTTTTAAAAATTGTGAGGGCGGTATACGCTTTTTAGCTGTAAAAGATGGGAAAAATGCGAAAGATATGAAAGGTAATGAAAGGGGGACACAAGCAGGAAACAATTTAAATATTTTCCAAAATCAATTTATAGGAGAAATGCGTAAAGAAGCTATACGTATTCAAAGTTATAATAATATCAAACATGAAAATATCGTTATAGCAAAAAATGAATTTGATCATGAGTCACAAAGCGTGTATTTAAAGGATATCAAACATCTTTACATATCTAACGAAGCCGATATCAGATTCAAAAAAGTAAATATAGATTGATTATCATTTGTAAATTGAATAATAAATAATGGTGATGTAAACGATTTAAAATTATAAACCAATTTGAAATATATTATGTTATACTCTAATAAATTATTGTGAATATTCTGATAATAATTTAAAGGGGGAGCTTGATGAATAATTTAAATAAAGGGGATATGAGAAGGTCGCAGTATTTGATGTTTTTCTCAAATAAAAAAGAGAATAAATCTTATAATGTTGGTCAATTAGTAGGGTTAATTTTAGGTCCTTTGCTCTTTGTACTAACATTGTTGTTATTTCAACCTGACAATTTATCTGATAAAGGTGTATTTGTCTTAGCTATCACATTATGGATTGCCACTTGGTGGATTACCGAAGCGATTCCAATTGCTGCTACAAGTTTATTACCTTTGATATTACTTCCAGTTGGTCATGTGCTCAATCCAGAAGAAGTATCTGCTCAATATGGTAATGACATTATTTTCTTATTTTTAGGGGGCTTTATTCTAGCTATTGCAATGGAAAGGTGGAATCTACATACTCGGGTAGCGCTCCGAATCATTAATACATTAGGTACGAGTACAGGAAGAATATTATTAGGCTTTATGATAGCAACCGGTTTTTTATCCATGTTTGTTTCGAACACTGCAGCGGTTATGATTATGATACCTATTGGTTTAGCAATTATTAAAGAAGCAAATGAATTGAAACACGGAGATACAAAACCTGAAAGTATTTCTAAATTTGAGCAAGCATTAGTCTTAGCGATAGGTTATGCGGGTACGATTGGTGGTTTAGGTACATTAATTGGAACACCACCATTAATTATATTAAAGGGGCAATATCAATCAGCTTTTGGTGAAGAAATTAGCTTTGCAAAATGGATGATTATTGGTGTACCAACAGTCATCGTCTTACTGTTTTTAGTTTGGATATATATTCGTTACATTGCGTTTAAACATGATATGAAAACATTGCCAGGTGGGCAAGATTTAATTAGAAAAAAATTAAGTGAACTTGGAAAAATGAAATATGAAGAGAAAGTAGTATTGATTGTATTTTTACTTGCTAGTTTTTTATGGATAACACGAGAATTTTTATTAAAGCATTGGACATTCACTTCAGAAGTTGCTGATGGGACGATTGCCATGTTTATATCTGTCTTATTATTCTTAATTCCTGCTAAAAATAAAGAAAAGCATAAACGTATTATAGACTGGGAAGTAGCTAAGGATTTACCATGGGGAGTATTAATTTTGTTTGGTGGCGGTTTAGCACTAGCAAAAGGTATCTCAGAAAGTGGTTTAGCGAATTGGCTAGGAGAACAATTAAAGTTAATTGAAGGTGTCAGCCCATTGGTTATTGTGCTTGTAATTACAATTTTTGTCTTATTCTTAACTGAAATCACATCCAATACAGCTACAGCTACAATGATATTACCGATCTTAGCCACATTATCTGTCGCAGTTAATGTCCACCCATTGTTACTCATGGTTCCTGCTGCTATGGCAGCAAATTGTGCATATATGTTACCAGTAGGAACGCCTCCGAATGCCATTGTATTTGGCACTGGCAAAATCAGTATCAAAAAAATGGCATCGGTTGGTTTTTGGGTGAATTTATTAAGTATTGTCGTAATCGTGTTGGTTGTATACTTCTTAGTGCCACCTGTTTTAGGTATAGATGTTACACAACCATTGCCATTGAAATAAAAGAAGCGTTTGTAACAAAACTTTGTTACAAACGCTTCTTTTCATATTCAACATGATAACAAGATGAAGTTTTGCTATGAAAACATCTAAACAGTTGTATGGGACAGTTACTAGCAAGAATTAATTGAGTTTATTAAAGGTACCTATAATCGTGACTTGAAAGTCTAAAGTATTAAGTATCTTTATCACTTTTGAAAGGTCTTCGGAAATAGGTGTGTCTGCTTGAACGAAAAAGTGATACATACCTAATTGCGTTTTTAATGGACGAGATTCAATCCAAGACAAGTTAATATTAAATAATACAAACGTATTTAATATACTGGCTAATAGACCTGGTTTATCAAATTTCGGTGTAATTAATAACATCGTGTCGGTTGCTTGTTCGATGTGTTTTGGTTGATTACTGACGACTAGGAAACGAGTGACGTTATGTGGATAATCTTCAATATTTTGTGCAATTGATGTATAGCCATAAGCTTCACCGCTACCTAAAGGTGCGATTGCACCAACATTTTGTGAAATTTTATCTAAACTTTTAATTGTACTGTCTACATAAGCAATATCAAATCCATGCGCTTGTATATATTGGCTGGTTTGACTAATAGCAGGCCCAATTGAGTATACTGTTGAAATATCATTTACGGTTGCGTTTTCTGAACCATATAAAGCAAATTGTATATCTAAATGAAGTTCACTTTGTGCATATATATTCTGTTGTGTTAATGCGTCGGCTACGATATTAATCGTACCTTCTATTGAATTTTCTATAGGCACAACAGCAATACTTTGACTATCTTCTGAAACAGATGCGACGACTTCGTATAAATTAGATTTTGGAACAAATTCAATTTCTGATTCTGATTTATATTGTGTCGCAGCTAAATAAGAAAATGTGCCCTTTGGTCCTA
Protein-coding sequences here:
- a CDS encoding cysteine hydrolase family protein, which translates into the protein MKKSALIVVDYSNDFVAENGKLTCGLPGQQIESYIVERIEVYNKKQSDIFFMMDLHYEENKYHPESKLFPPHNIIGTFGRELYGKVNDIYQNILFNDHIHYLDKTRYDSFCGTPLDLMLRERNINHLEIVGVCTDICVLHTAISAYNLGYGISISHRGVASFNPSGHEWALDHFKNSLGAEVE
- a CDS encoding prephenate dehydratase; protein product: MKLYYLGPKGTFSYLAATQYKSESEIEFVPKSNLYEVVASVSEDSQSIAVVPIENSIEGTINIVADALTQQNIYAQSELHLDIQFALYGSENATVNDISTVYSIGPAISQTSQYIQAHGFDIAYVDSTIKSLDKISQNVGAIAPLGSGEAYGYTSIAQNIEDYPHNVTRFLVVSNQPKHIEQATDTMLLITPKFDKPGLLASILNTFVLFNINLSWIESRPLKTQLGMYHFFVQADTPISEDLSKVIKILNTLDFQVTIIGTFNKLN
- a CDS encoding glycosyl hydrolase family 28-related protein, translating into MIINAKQFGLKGEHKWADTRAMQKALNYAKKNKGTTIYVPQGEYHIRKPLVIYEATTLLLDDKAILKRCGKDTLLKNGRRFKSYYGYNGNSHIHIAGGTFDMNGYDYPYNNTTMCMGHACDVQIVDVTFKDVVGGHCLDACGVNGLYINQCKFLGFNDPDGTRFFSEAVQLDIQVSGAFPKFGATDGTITKNVIIENCYFGNSETPGMQPWNRAIGSHASRYHKYYDNIHIRYNVFENMKQYALTPLKNKNTYIHHNVFKNCEGGIRFLAVKDGKNAKDMKGNERGTQAGNNLNIFQNQFIGEMRKEAIRIQSYNNIKHENIVIAKNEFDHESQSVYLKDIKHLYISNEADIRFKKVNID
- a CDS encoding SLC13 family permease — translated: MNNLNKGDMRRSQYLMFFSNKKENKSYNVGQLVGLILGPLLFVLTLLLFQPDNLSDKGVFVLAITLWIATWWITEAIPIAATSLLPLILLPVGHVLNPEEVSAQYGNDIIFLFLGGFILAIAMERWNLHTRVALRIINTLGTSTGRILLGFMIATGFLSMFVSNTAAVMIMIPIGLAIIKEANELKHGDTKPESISKFEQALVLAIGYAGTIGGLGTLIGTPPLIILKGQYQSAFGEEISFAKWMIIGVPTVIVLLFLVWIYIRYIAFKHDMKTLPGGQDLIRKKLSELGKMKYEEKVVLIVFLLASFLWITREFLLKHWTFTSEVADGTIAMFISVLLFLIPAKNKEKHKRIIDWEVAKDLPWGVLILFGGGLALAKGISESGLANWLGEQLKLIEGVSPLVIVLVITIFVLFLTEITSNTATATMILPILATLSVAVNVHPLLLMVPAAMAANCAYMLPVGTPPNAIVFGTGKISIKKMASVGFWVNLLSIVVIVLVVYFLVPPVLGIDVTQPLPLK